From a region of the Salminus brasiliensis chromosome 4, fSalBra1.hap2, whole genome shotgun sequence genome:
- the lrrc18a gene encoding leucine-rich repeat-containing protein 18, whose amino-acid sequence MAKGKKGGPKGKKITLKMAKNALKITPEGKRRLDLSNMGIDNVPKCLLKLTEVEELDLSRNQLKKIPDFIGQLTNVRWLDLHSNYIEQLPKNIGQLDALRHLNLCNNSINGLPADIGNMRSLQTLNLGMNRLTTLPPSMAALSNLKELGLFDNQLTAIPECIRVLPNLKKINTKRNPVAYAQGDAKVVKASEGLCLVREEDLCKLCLEKCKEERQRLKRKRLSNQSQKRNAFSGLITPNSVAQSNQEQWR is encoded by the coding sequence ATGGCTAAGGGGAAGAAGGGTGGACCAAAGGGCAAAAAGATCACCCTCAAAATGGCCAAGAATGCCCTCAAGATAACTCCCGAAGGGAAAAGGCGGCTGGACCTGAGCAACATGGGCATCGACAATGTTCCCAAATGCCTCTTGAAACTAACCGAGGTGGAGGAGCTGGACCTGAGCCGCAATCAGCTGAAAAAAATACCAGACTTCATTGGTCAACTGACTAACGTTCGCTGGCTGGACCTCCACAGCAACTACATCGAGCAGTTGCCGAAAAACATTGGACAGCTGGACGCCCTGCGTCACCTCAACCTATGCAACAACAGCATTAACGGTTTACCAGCTGACATAGGCAACATGAGGAGCCTGCAGACGCTCAACCTGGGCATGAACCGACTGACCACCCTGCCCCCGAGCATGGCTGCTCTGAGCAACCTCAAAGAGCTGGGTCTGTTCGATAACCAGCTGACTGCGATTCCCGAATGTATCCGAGTGCTGCCCAACCTGAAGAAAATCAACACCAAACGCAACCCCGTAGCCTACGCTCAGGGAGACGCAAAAGTTGTCAAGGCTAGCGAGGGTCTGTGTTTGGTGAGGGAGGAGGATCTGTGCAAGCTCTGCCTGGAGAAGTGTaaggaggagagacagagattgAAACGTAAAAGGCTTTCGAATCAGTCTCAGAAGAGGAATGCTTTCTCAGGCCTGATCACGCCAAACTCAGTGGCACAGAGCAACCAGGAGCAGTGGCGATAA